A genomic segment from Aegilops tauschii subsp. strangulata cultivar AL8/78 chromosome 1, Aet v6.0, whole genome shotgun sequence encodes:
- the LOC109737560 gene encoding protein NRT1/ PTR FAMILY 3.1 has product MAEDGRERAEDAAETTKKAKQGGFRTMPFILANDFCDRLATVGFGSNLISYLTLQLHLPLVEASNVLTNYHGTTNLTPLVGGLIADSFAGRFWTITVGSIIYQLGMVCLTLSAALPSLRPPPCAKHAAECQRASTYQIAILYLSLLCTSIGAGGSRPCNMAFGADQLELGARRRRSANGGKAPMWSFFNLYFFGIELAKLTAVTVVVYIQENVGWGWGLGVPTIAMFVAVIGFVSGYSLYVKMPPGGSPLVRLAQVVAAAFKKRKTVLPDPDLLYEDKKLDAGISTTGRLLHTNQLKFFDKAAIVTEGDVLPSGEPKLWRLSTVHRVEEIKSIVRMLPIWAAGILMVTASSHNSSFAIQQARTMDRDITRSFKIPPASMLIFTNLAMLITLAFYDRVLVRVLRRFTGRPNGITHLQRAGVGMTIAMLANVAAAAVETRRKSVAAASGMLDAPKGATLPISVFWLVPQYAIHGIADAFMDVGRMEFLYDQAPESMRSTAAALYWLTISAGSYLGTLLVTIVHEKTQASGQWLQDNLNRGKLDNYYWLVVGLQGLNLVYYFVCVKYYTFKPLETEVEHQPGHGNGTESAKKGVSYK; this is encoded by the exons ATGGCCGAGGACGGGAGGGAGCGGGCGGAGGACGCCGCCGAGACGACGAAGAAGGCCAAGCAGGGCGGCTTCAGGACCATGCCCTTCATCCTAG CGAACGACTTCTGCGACCGGCTGGCGACGGTGGGGTTCGGGTCGAACCTGATCTCGTACCTCACCCTGCAGCTGCACCTGCCGCTGGTCGAGGCCTCCAACGTGCTCACGAACTACCACGGCACCACCAACCTCACCCCGCTCGTCGGCGGCCTCATCGCCGACTCCTTCGCCGGCCGCTTCTGGACCATCACCGTCGGCTCCATCATCTACCAGCTTGGCATGGTCTGCCTCACCCTCTCCGCCGCGCTCCCCTCGCTCCGCCCGCCGCCCTGCGCCAAGCACGCCGCCGAGTGCCAGCGCGCCTCCACCTACCAGATCGCCATCCTCTACCTGTCGCTGCTCTGCACGTCCATCGGCGCCGGGGGCTCGCGGCCCTGCAACATGGCGTTCGGCGCCGACCAGCTCGAGCTGGGCGCGCGCCGGCGCCGGAGCGCCAACGGCGGCAAGGCTCCCATGTGGAGCTTCTTCAACCTGTACTTCTTCGGCATCGAGCTCGCCAAGCTCACGGCGGTCACCGTGGTGGTGTACATCCAGGAGAACGTCGGCTGGGGGTGGGGGCTCGGCGTGCCCACCATCGCCATGTTTGTCGCAGTGATCGGCTTCGTGTCCGGATACTCGCTATATGTCAAGATGCCCCCCGGCGGCAGCCCGTTGGTCCGGCTGGCGCAGGTCGTGGCTGCTGCCTTCAAGAAGAGGAAAACCGTCCTGCCGGACCCGGACCTCCTGTACGAGGACAAGAAGCTCGACGCCGGCATCTCAACCACCGGCCGTCTTCTCCACACCAACCAGCTAAA GTTCTTTGACAAGGCGGCCATAGTAACAGAGGGCGACGTGCTGCCGTCCGGCGAGCCGAAGCTGTGGCGGCTGTCGACGGTACACCGGGTGGAGGAGATCAAGTCGATCGTCCGCATGCTGCCCATCTGGGCGGCGGGCATCCTCATGGTGACCGCGTCGTCGCACAACAGCAGCTTCGCGATCCAGCAGGCGCGCACCATGGACCGCGACATCACGCGGAGCTTCAAGATCCCGCCGGCTTCCATGCTCATCTTCACCAACCTCGCCATGCTCATCACCCTCGCCTTCTACGACCGGGTGCTCGTCCGCGTGCTCCGCCGCTTCACCGGCCGCCCCAACGGCATCACCCACCTCCAGCGCGCCGGCGTCGGCATGACCATCGCCATGCTGGCGAACGTGGCCGCGGCAGCCGTCGAGACCAGGCGGAAGTCAGTGGCCGCCGCCAGCGGCATGCTGGACGCGCCCAAAGGCGCCACCCTGCCCATCAGTGTCTTCTGGCTGGTGCCGCAGTACGCCATCCACGGCATCGCCGACGCATTCATGGACGTCGGCCGCATGGAGTTTTTGTACGACCAGGCGCCCGAGAGCATGAGGAGCACCGCGGCGGCGCTCTACTGGCTCACCATCTCGGCGGGGAGCTACCTCGGCACGCTGCTGGTGACCATCGTGCACGAGAAAACGCAGGCGAGCGGGCAGTGGCTGCAGGACAACCTCAACAGAGGGAAGCTGGATAACTACTACTGGCTCGTCGTCGGGCTGCAGGGGCTCAACCTCGTCTACTACTTCGTATGTGTCAAGTACTACACTTTTAAGCCATTGGAGACGGAGGTCGAGCACCAACCTGGCCATGGCAATGGCACCGAGAGCGCCAAGAAGGGTGTAAGCTACAAGTAA